The Musa acuminata AAA Group cultivar baxijiao chromosome BXJ1-3, Cavendish_Baxijiao_AAA, whole genome shotgun sequence genome window below encodes:
- the LOC135639145 gene encoding MFP1 attachment factor 1-like: MARDGEVAYSIEAGDELDPTSAASAGLLDVSLNMWPPSQESRDAVIQRLVETLSSPSVLTKCYGVVSVEQASSIALIIEQEAFAAANCDGVCPFSDYDYGLEILQIYTREIGKRMIEFSKSSAPPDSPAPIVVVAADDFVSIMVDSASTTDGDREVYSSTESESS; the protein is encoded by the coding sequence ATGGCGAGAGATGGCGAAGTGGCCTACTCCATCGAGGCAGGCGATGAACTCGATCCCACTTCGGCGGCGTCGGCCGGTCTTCTCGACGTCTCCCTCAACATGTGGCCGCCGTCGCAGGAGTCGCGGGACGCCGTGATCCAGCGCCTGGTCGAGACCCTTTCCTCCCCCTCCGTCCTCACCAAGTGCTACGGCGTCGTCTCCGTCGAGCAGGCTTCCTCCATTGCTCTCATCATCGAGCAGGAGGCCTTCGCCGCCGCCAATTGCGACGGCGTCTGTCCCTTCTCAGACTACGACTACGGGCTGGAGATCCTCCAGATCTACACCAGGGAGATCGGGAAGCGCATGATCGAGTTCAGCAAGTCGAGTGCCCCGCCTGACTCACCTGCGCCCATCGTCGTGGTCGCTGCCGACGATTTTGTTTCGATCATGGTAGATTCCGCCTCCACCACCGATGGTGATAGGGAGGTATACTCGTCCACTGAATCCGAGTCTTCTTGA